The Herminiimonas arsenitoxidans genome window below encodes:
- a CDS encoding sodium:proton antiporter — protein MRAHFLVGLLALTPALCGAAELNGSGLSMLWGVPFAGLLLSIALCPLLTPSFWHHHFGKVTLAWALAFLLPCAYFFGGATAVHGAMHAFISEFFPFLILITVLFVVAGGICVRGNLHGSPGLNTGLLAIGTVLASFMGTTGASMLLIRPLIRANDNRKHAAHIVVFFIFLVANAGGALTPLGDPPLFLGFLKGVDFFWTVRHLFAPTLFLCVVLLIIFYLLDSHYYHKREEIKPPELDPTPDSAIRFEGKINFALLALVVALVLMSGFWKSGITYVVFGNEVELQNLLRDVALIGVVFLSLWLTPKSARSGNDFSWGPIQEVGKLFAGIFITIIPVIAMLRAGESGAFSSIVRAVTDGNGQPINAMYFWATGVLSSFLDNAPTYLVFFNTAGGDATTLMTTLAATLAAISCGAVFMGANSYIGNAPNMMVKAIAEERGIKMPSFFGYMAWSCAILVPLFVLMTFIFFT, from the coding sequence ATGCGTGCACATTTTCTTGTCGGCTTGCTTGCCTTGACCCCTGCGCTATGTGGCGCGGCAGAATTGAATGGAAGCGGTTTGTCGATGCTGTGGGGTGTTCCCTTTGCTGGATTGCTGCTTTCGATCGCGCTCTGTCCGTTATTGACGCCAAGTTTTTGGCATCACCATTTTGGTAAAGTGACGCTGGCATGGGCTTTGGCATTCTTGCTGCCTTGCGCGTATTTCTTCGGCGGTGCAACGGCGGTACATGGCGCCATGCACGCCTTTATTTCTGAGTTTTTCCCTTTCCTGATTTTGATCACGGTCTTGTTTGTGGTCGCGGGTGGTATTTGCGTACGCGGCAATTTGCACGGTTCGCCGGGGTTGAATACGGGTTTGCTCGCCATAGGTACGGTGCTGGCCAGCTTCATGGGAACGACGGGCGCATCGATGTTGCTGATCAGACCTTTGATACGCGCCAACGATAACCGCAAACATGCGGCACATATCGTCGTGTTCTTTATCTTCCTGGTGGCGAATGCCGGCGGTGCCTTGACGCCGCTGGGTGATCCGCCGCTGTTCCTCGGTTTCCTGAAGGGCGTGGATTTCTTCTGGACGGTGCGCCATCTGTTCGCACCTACCTTGTTCCTGTGCGTCGTGTTGCTGATTATTTTTTACCTGCTCGATAGTCACTACTATCACAAGCGTGAAGAAATCAAACCGCCCGAGCTGGACCCAACACCGGATTCCGCAATTCGCTTCGAGGGGAAAATCAACTTTGCCTTGCTGGCGCTGGTAGTTGCATTGGTCTTGATGAGCGGTTTCTGGAAGTCAGGCATTACCTATGTTGTTTTTGGTAATGAAGTCGAATTGCAAAACCTGTTGCGTGATGTCGCCTTGATAGGCGTGGTTTTCCTCTCCTTGTGGCTGACACCTAAAAGCGCGCGTAGCGGCAATGACTTTTCATGGGGACCGATACAGGAAGTCGGCAAGTTATTTGCCGGTATCTTCATCACCATCATTCCGGTCATTGCAATGTTGCGTGCAGGTGAGTCGGGTGCGTTCTCAAGCATCGTGCGCGCTGTGACGGATGGCAATGGCCAACCTATCAATGCGATGTATTTCTGGGCGACGGGTGTTCTTTCCTCTTTCCTTGATAATGCACCGACTTATCTGGTCTTCTTCAATACGGCTGGTGGCGATGCAACGACCTTGATGACGACGCTGGCGGCAACGCTGGCGGCAATCTCTTGTGGTGCTGTATTCATGGGTGCCAATAGCTACATAGGTAATGCACCGAACATGATGGTCAAGGCCATTGCAGAAGAACGCGGCATCAAGATGCCATCGTTTTTTGGTTATATGGCATGGTCGTGTGCGATCCTTGTACCCTTGTTCGTTTTGATGACTTTCATCTTTTTCACCTGA
- a CDS encoding polyhydroxyalkanoate depolymerase, translating into MLYQLHELNRSLLNPLMQWAEASSKLFSDPVSPLAYTPFAQRIAAGYELMYRLGKDYEKPHFGIESVPVNGKQVAIVEGVAEEKSFCTLIHFKKALSIKALAALKQPTVLLVAPLSGHHATLLRDTVRSLLSDHDVYITDWRDARMVPLTEGPFHLHDYVYYIQDFIRQLGPDVHVISVCQPTVPVLAAISLMASDKDTHLPKSMTMMGGPIDPRKSPTQVNNLATEKPYEWFENQVIFSVPNNYPGFGRKVYPGFLQHAGFIAMNPGRHAQSHWDFYEHLREGDNESAEEHRKFYDEYNAVLDMPAEYYLETIKTVFQEHRLPLGTWEIEGKLVKPQDIKTVALFTIEGEKDDISGVGQTHAAQDLCSSIAKSNKEQFTAPQCGHYGIFSGRKWREIICPKIGEFIAKHS; encoded by the coding sequence ATGCTTTACCAGTTGCATGAGTTAAACCGCAGTCTGCTTAATCCACTGATGCAGTGGGCGGAAGCATCGTCCAAACTATTTAGCGATCCGGTCTCGCCGCTGGCTTATACGCCGTTCGCGCAGCGTATCGCTGCCGGCTATGAATTGATGTACCGACTGGGCAAGGATTACGAAAAGCCGCATTTCGGCATCGAATCGGTGCCCGTCAATGGCAAGCAAGTCGCCATCGTCGAAGGAGTGGCGGAAGAAAAATCCTTCTGCACGCTGATTCATTTCAAAAAAGCATTGAGCATCAAAGCCCTCGCCGCATTGAAGCAACCTACCGTTCTACTGGTAGCACCTTTGTCCGGACATCACGCCACGCTCTTGCGCGACACCGTACGCAGCCTCTTATCGGACCATGATGTCTACATCACCGATTGGCGCGATGCGCGCATGGTGCCGCTGACGGAAGGCCCGTTCCATCTGCACGATTACGTCTATTACATACAGGACTTCATCCGCCAGCTGGGACCGGATGTGCACGTCATTTCCGTCTGCCAGCCTACGGTACCTGTACTCGCTGCCATTTCATTGATGGCCAGTGACAAAGATACGCATTTGCCGAAGTCGATGACGATGATGGGCGGCCCTATTGATCCGCGCAAATCGCCTACGCAAGTCAACAACCTCGCCACCGAAAAACCGTACGAGTGGTTTGAGAATCAGGTGATCTTCAGCGTACCGAACAACTATCCGGGCTTTGGCCGCAAGGTATATCCAGGCTTTCTGCAACATGCCGGCTTCATCGCGATGAATCCGGGCCGTCATGCGCAAAGCCATTGGGATTTTTATGAGCACTTGCGCGAAGGTGATAACGAATCTGCGGAAGAACATCGCAAGTTTTACGATGAGTACAACGCTGTGCTGGATATGCCTGCCGAGTATTACCTGGAAACAATCAAGACCGTGTTCCAGGAACATCGCTTACCGCTAGGCACATGGGAAATCGAAGGCAAGCTGGTCAAGCCGCAAGATATCAAAACCGTCGCACTCTTCACCATCGAAGGCGAGAAGGACGATATCTCCGGCGTCGGGCAAACACATGCAGCGCAGGATTTGTGTTCATCAATAGCCAAATCGAACAAAGAGCAATTCACCGCGCCGCAATGCGGACACTACGGCATCTTCTCCGGCCGCAAGTGGCGTGAAATCATTTGCCCGAAAATCGGCGAGTTTATTGCGAAGCATTCTTGA
- the rsxB gene encoding electron transport complex subunit RsxB has product MPAVSSPPKKSLADQLEDLLPQTQCTKCGYPACRPYAEAMADGTASYNQCPPGGIEGVARLAHLLGKPVIPINPVNGHERPRPVAVIDESLCIGCTLCIQACPVDAIVGAAKQMHTIVNDLCTGCDLCVAPCPVDCIAMVDVTPGKTGWDAWSQAQADTARERHDFRTKRLQHEKEENDARLAAKAAAKLQAVQSETPISEEEKAEQARKKAIIQAAIERARLKKEQAEKDAK; this is encoded by the coding sequence TTGCCCGCTGTGTCCTCTCCTCCCAAAAAATCGCTTGCCGATCAGCTTGAAGATCTGCTGCCACAAACGCAATGTACGAAATGCGGCTATCCCGCATGCCGTCCGTATGCAGAAGCGATGGCCGATGGCACAGCCAGTTACAACCAATGCCCACCCGGCGGTATCGAAGGCGTGGCAAGACTGGCGCATCTGTTGGGCAAACCGGTTATTCCCATCAATCCCGTTAATGGCCATGAGCGACCACGCCCGGTTGCCGTCATTGATGAGAGCCTGTGTATAGGTTGCACGCTGTGCATACAAGCGTGCCCGGTCGATGCCATCGTCGGCGCCGCCAAGCAGATGCACACCATCGTCAACGATTTGTGCACCGGTTGCGATCTGTGTGTTGCGCCCTGCCCGGTTGATTGCATTGCGATGGTAGACGTCACGCCGGGGAAAACCGGCTGGGATGCGTGGTCGCAAGCGCAAGCCGATACCGCACGCGAACGACACGATTTCCGTACTAAACGTTTGCAACACGAGAAAGAAGAAAACGACGCGCGCCTGGCCGCCAAGGCAGCAGCGAAGTTGCAGGCTGTGCAATCGGAAACACCGATCTCGGAAGAAGAGAAAGCCGAACAGGCACGCAAGAAAGCCATCATTCAAGCCGCGATAGAACGCGCACGACTGAAAAAAGAACAAGCGGAAAAGGACGCTAAATGA
- a CDS encoding malonic semialdehyde reductase: MKVAMLNQEALDTLFTQAHTNTVWLDKPVTNGQLREIYELMKWAPTSMNSQPARIAFVKSPEAKEKLAACVSPGNVQKVKTAPITAIIGMDMAFPRKMPQLFPHMDTQAMFAGNEKFTEDTAFRNSSLQGAYFIMAARAIGLDCGPMSGFDADKVNEAFFVGTKVKANFICSIGYGDHEKIKPRLPRLTFEAACAIVL; this comes from the coding sequence ATGAAAGTCGCTATGTTGAATCAGGAAGCGCTCGATACTCTCTTTACCCAGGCCCACACCAACACTGTCTGGCTCGATAAACCGGTTACTAATGGTCAGTTGCGTGAAATTTACGAATTGATGAAGTGGGCGCCGACCTCGATGAATTCCCAGCCTGCTCGCATCGCCTTCGTGAAATCGCCGGAAGCAAAAGAGAAACTGGCCGCATGCGTCTCCCCCGGCAATGTGCAAAAAGTGAAAACTGCACCGATCACCGCGATTATCGGCATGGACATGGCCTTCCCGCGCAAGATGCCGCAATTGTTTCCGCACATGGATACGCAGGCGATGTTTGCCGGTAACGAGAAATTTACTGAAGATACGGCTTTCCGTAATTCTTCACTGCAAGGCGCCTACTTCATCATGGCGGCGCGCGCGATTGGTCTGGATTGCGGCCCAATGTCAGGCTTCGATGCGGATAAAGTGAATGAAGCTTTTTTTGTTGGCACCAAGGTAAAAGCCAACTTCATTTGCAGCATCGGTTATGGCGATCACGAAAAAATCAAACCGCGTTTGCCGCGCCTGACCTTTGAAGCTGCCTGCGCTATCGTTTTGTAA
- the fdxA gene encoding ferredoxin FdxA, which translates to MTHVVTESCILCRYTDCVDVCPVDCFREGPNFLSIDPDECIDCAVCVAECPVNAIFAEEDVPADQQQFIKLNVDLSREWPSITKTKLPLPEAEEWKDKTDKLQYLAR; encoded by the coding sequence ATGACCCACGTAGTGACCGAATCCTGCATTCTCTGCCGTTACACAGACTGCGTAGATGTGTGTCCGGTGGACTGTTTTCGCGAAGGCCCGAACTTCCTGTCTATCGATCCGGACGAATGCATCGATTGCGCAGTATGTGTAGCCGAATGCCCTGTCAACGCCATCTTTGCAGAAGAAGATGTGCCGGCAGATCAACAACAATTCATCAAGTTGAACGTGGATTTGTCGCGCGAATGGCCATCAATCACCAAAACCAAACTGCCGCTGCCTGAAGCGGAAGAATGGAAAGACAAGACAGACAAGCTGCAGTATCTGGCACGCTAA
- the nth gene encoding endonuclease III, producing MNAEKRREIFNRLRAANPHPTTELEYQTPFQLLIAVLLSAQATDVSVNKATRKLYPHAGTPRKIYALGVEGLMPYIQTIGLYRTKAKNVIETCRILLAEHGGEVPRTREALEALPGVGRKTANVVMNTAFGEPTIAVDTHIFRVSNRTGLAPGKNVDIVEQKLMKFVAPEFQQDAHHWLILHGRYTCIARTPKCWNCIIADLCEYKQKTPLPAKGV from the coding sequence ATGAACGCAGAGAAACGACGTGAAATTTTTAATCGACTGCGCGCTGCCAATCCGCACCCAACTACCGAACTTGAATATCAAACACCATTTCAGTTATTGATCGCTGTGCTGTTGTCGGCGCAGGCAACCGATGTCTCGGTCAATAAAGCCACGCGCAAACTGTACCCACACGCCGGTACTCCGAGGAAGATATACGCACTCGGTGTCGAAGGCTTGATGCCTTACATACAAACCATAGGCTTGTATCGCACCAAGGCCAAGAACGTCATTGAAACCTGCCGGATTTTGCTGGCAGAACATGGGGGCGAAGTACCACGCACGCGTGAAGCACTGGAAGCGTTACCGGGCGTAGGACGCAAGACCGCCAATGTGGTGATGAATACCGCTTTTGGGGAGCCGACGATAGCAGTCGATACGCATATCTTCCGCGTCTCGAATCGCACCGGCCTGGCACCGGGCAAGAATGTCGATATCGTCGAGCAGAAATTGATGAAGTTTGTCGCGCCGGAGTTCCAGCAAGATGCACATCACTGGCTGATCCTGCACGGTCGCTACACCTGTATCGCACGCACACCAAAATGCTGGAACTGCATCATTGCTGATCTGTGCGAATACAAGCAGAAGACACCGCTACCGGCTAAAGGCGTGTAA